The genomic stretch gagatagacagatagacagacagactaatGTATCAATCGATCAGATGACTTCCCATTTGGAACACAAGATACAAGGTACCAGATAAGCCTGTCATAACCTCAGACCACTGATCTCTATGTTTTGTACATTGCCAAACCCTATCACTCATGTCAAATGTAGAAACCTTGAATGTGCTGTAGGCTTCTCTGAAAGAACGACTGATCACATAGACACATTCAACCCATCTGCAAAAGAGACAGCTCACAGCATTGTTCTGTGAATAAATGCAATGTACTAGATCTAACATTCAGACTTGTAAAGGCTCAAAACAGCACAGAAATGGTTTGAATTTCATTGACAGTCCTTTGCTGACAGAATTAACAATATTGGGGAAATGGAAAGAACAACAAGCAAGACATTCCCCAAATCCACCAGTTACCTTACTTCTGCTGTGTCCAGCTGCACACAGCAAAAGCTTTTAGTAATTTGATGGTTTAAAGGGTAAAGGCAACCATGTGTTCGTGAAGCAGTCAGAGTTGGAACTGGTTTAGCACAAAGTCAGagagcatttggagggagggggggctgctCACCTGTGTTGGACTTTAACCGCTCACTCGACACCGTCTGACCGATGAGGTCGTACTGTAACAGACTGGATGACTCCTGCGGCACCTCGACAGAAGAAAGAGGGCCTTTCTTCCAGGTGTACACAATCTCACTGATGGGGTAAGCATCTGGATGGGACCAACAGGGGATGATCAGCATACGGAGAAAATTAggttttgttttaaaaaaaaaattgttttgagAAATTTGGATGACACATTGCCCATATTACAACATGGATATATGCTGTGAATAAAGGATCAATACCACATAACTCGAGTGACACACTTACGAAGGTTGCCGGCAACTAATACCCGACAAAACAAAGACGCTTGCACAGACTGAGTAGGTGGTTTGGAGGTTTTAAATAATTCATTCAATTAATGGatttgcctttttttcttttgatttttttctccatttttctccccaattgtgtccgactAATTaccccactgctccaccccctctgctgatccagggagggctgcagactaccacatgtctcctccaatacatgtggagtcgccggtcgcttcttttcacctgacaatgaggagtttcaccaaggggacgtaacacatgggaggatcacgctattacccccagttccccctcccccctgaacaggcgccccgaccaaccagaggaggcactagtgcagcaaccaggacacacacccacatccagcttcccacccgcaggcgtggccaattgtgtttgaagggacgcccggccaagccggaggtaaagcggggattcgaaccggcaatccctgtgttggtaggcaacaggatagactgccacgccacccagacgcccttgcTTTTTTTCTAAACAGACATCAAGCATTTCGGTGAGAAATTCTTCGAATTGATCCTATCGGCGTGAGTCACTCAGCAAAGCGTGTGATCTTTGGAGAGCGACGCCATCTGCCAGACGGATGGGCTTCAACCAAAACAACTTACAGCTTCCAAACTTCAGCGGGCAAGCGTGGCCGTCCATCGGGAAGTTCATCAGACGCATGGGGCACTCCGCATTTATAGTTAATCTGTGGGAATAGGCGAGACTTTAAAAAACTGTTTGATTTATATTTGATACCGGCAAACTAATTTAGTAATGACAACACTTTTAATCTAAATCCCATCAGCATGATACGAAGTTATACAAAAGCTGCGACACTATTCAAACAATGAATATTTTATGTTGCAGTTTATACAGAGTAGATGTAATAACCTGTTCAGTGATGGAAATATATATTGCTTTTGCTCACTATTCAATGTGTAGTTACTGCATCTCCAAATGCTGCAGCTTGGACTACATAAACaacattaaactttgaaaattcaaaaCAGAGATTAATAAAACAAATGTGTCTACAGTAATGGAAGATTCAAAACTATTATTTTCTCTGCCTTAGTTAGACATTGGCTGTAGACCAACGTCCGGATGCATATATTTATTCATTCAAATAGTGTGTATGTCGTATCGgagaaaatgtctttttttttttttttacatctgaaGGCAGACATGTTTTGTTTTACCTTCCAAGGCCTGGTTTCTAGTCCAAATGGTGGATCATAAATTTTGGAACAGAACTCTGTATTTCTTTTCATCTAGATATGTGTGTACTCTTGGATGCTTGATTGTTTGGTTTTGCTTTCCAGCTCTGTGTTCTATTCCGGTCCTGGCTGAGGGATAAAGGCAGCGCCGCTCCAAATGTCCGGCACAGTTACCTCATGGTGTAGAGGATTGTTCCGTTTTGCATGATGCGAAACAGCTTGTTGGGGGTGGTCATGTTGTGAGAGATCGACCTCTTGCCGTTCCGGAAAAAAGTGTCAGGCGTCCAGATCTTGCTGACCATCAGGTTGTTGAGCCGCAGGATCTCGATGGGGCCCTCAAACTTCAGCCGCTCGTCAATCCAGGTCTGACGGAAGAACACATCCATGGTGTACTCCTGGAGATCAAAtggtggagagggagaaagagagagagagagagagagagagagagagagagagagagagagagagagagagagagagagagagagagagagagaaagagagagagagagagagagagagagagagagagagagagagagagagagagagagagagagagagagagagagagagagagagagagagtgggccaCAGATTCACTTAAACTTGCTGTGTTGAGTTTGGATGACGTAAATGTTTTATCAAACTCCAATGACTACACGTATTACAAACAGACCTGTTGTGATTACTAGCACAACTGCTTCCActgctactacagctactacaAATACTACTACTCACCACATTACCATTGCTACTGCTAACACTAGTACTGCTAGCACTACTACTTATTCTTCCCTATTGTTGTTAGTATTGACTCTACTGCTACTACAATTCCcaaaacttttttgtttttttaaggcaTATGGATTAGGGTTGATTTTAAACGTTTCAATTACCTTATTACATATTCATATATTTTTTTATCTAACCCCAGAAACACCACATTATTAAATTAACTGGCTGTGAACAATCCCACCAATAGTATTAATATGCCCCGCAGTAGCCCCACAGTGATGTTGGCTTACTATGATATTGCATTTCACTTTTTAATACCCCTAATGCACCTTCTGTTTTAAAATAAAAGGTATTATCCACCAAATGCAAAAGAACACTCTGTCTTTCAAATATGGTATCGGCATGTAGCCTACAGTGGGACTCAGTGGAGGAGGATGCTTTTAGCTGGATGGCTTTGCTGCCCCGCACGCCTGCCTATGAGCCTGCCACCAGCATATCACATGGCACAGCTAGTAGGCATTAGATGCTGCGAAACACATTATAGTGTTTAAGGGAAATCAAATGCTAAGCATATCCCATGACAAGAGAGAACAGCCTATCCTGCCCCAGTATCaaccacgtctctctctctctctctctctctctctctctctctcagatggagggggggggggttgtcaaccAGATTAAAATCCTAAGCTCCACTAATGACATCCTGCCCAAACGCTGGAATAATGAAGGCTGGGCGGACCACTACTTGGGTCTGTGTGCATGGAGACTGTGCCAAAAACTGTATGTAATGCTGCCCTGCTGTGCATACACCACACGAGACTGGGCAGACAATTGTGGAGAAATCACAAATGTTGCCCAGTGTATTAATCAGTAGCATCAGAGGTAGTGCTTTCCTTAATGAGGGAAGACGTGAGGATACTGTACGCACCATCTCAACATCTGAGACAGGGCCAAAGCTGGTGACGAAGATGTCAGTTTTCACCTCCGTAACTGGACCTGTAGTGGAAAGGTGCAGTAAACAGTAATTCACCAATTGTCTTTATTGCagattgaaaaaaacaaaacaaaaaaacaatccaTGTAAAGCGTATTTCCCGGTGTCTAACTTAAGTGTTTAATGGTTTTAAAGTCAGGCTGAAAAGACTGACGTAGTGCGATGTAATGTGTTTTCTTCAGAGATGAGCAAATGAATGAGATCAAGTCAAGAGTGCACACTTCCCTCGGTGAGTTAATTACAGGTAAGATTAATTAGCTGAATATATGTGTATCTTTCCTTACAGAGCTATGGGATGTGTAGATctgaacagaaaaaaacaaacgcTTTACCCGGGACAAACTGAGAGCAAAACTTTGTcgactgtaaaaaaaaagaaaaaagaaaaagaagggtaCATATTCAGCTAGCTAGGTAAAACGGTTGTTATAAATACAAACTTCCATACCCCCAAATCCAGGTCGTAGGCCTGTTGTCGTAGCCATCCAGTAATCTATCCAATATGCGCGTGATGTTATCCAGATATATACTGGTGTCGCCGTGCTGATTCCCCCACGCGCCGCTCGCGCTGCAAAGCAGAGCCACGCATGGAAACACCGTCCAACCGATTAAAACACCGTCCAACCGATTAAAACACCGTCCAACCGATTAAAAGACCAACAAACAACAGCTGCAAAGTTCCTACACAGAACAATTCAAGCCATTTCTTAGCATTTCAGTACATGTACGCCGTGCGTAAAAGTCGAAGGACAACACACACTCGCgacacactctcacacgcacacacaggctcgctaacacacacgcacacgcgcacaaagAGTTGAGGGACTCACCAGGACAGAAacaggcaagagaaaaagaaatcCATGCCTCGCAAAACACCCCACGACCAAAAAAGCCCTGGTCAACTTTTACAATCAGCATCTTCCGTACTTGGGAGACATGTTGAAACGCGGGTCAGGTTTTGGTTGTGAACCGCGTTGCGCCAGTCCAGCACGACTTGGTTTGGTCTCCAGTGCGACTGCGCCCGGCTCAGCCTGAACCGCTCAGttagagaggggggtggggggggagtaaAGAGTTTTAAGAGTGAGGAGcagtgagggaggggggggggtacaaacaTTAATCGGAATCCTGAGAGAGATCAACCCGCTCCCGCGAAGAATGACAAAAGACCCCTTCAGATATTTCAAACATCTCCGCCGACGAAAAGAGACACACTACAGCATACAGATGGTCTCTATTTCTATTTGGATAAGAGggggggacgagagagagagagagagagagagagagagagagagagagagagagagagtgagagagagagagagagagagagagagagagagagagagagagagagagagagagagacgagggagcGCTTGTACTGATATTACTATTATACCATTGAATAGTACATCCCATCGACCTTCTCCATCTCAAGTTAActgatttcatttcatttttttttctgacaGCCTCCTCAGCCTGACACTGGCACAcgcgcgcctgtgtgtgtgtgtgtgtgtgtgtgtgtgtgtgtgagagagagagagagagagagagagagagagagagagagagagagagagcgagcgcaaaGAGCTTTACCTCGTGAATAGACAGAAAATAGCTCCAAGAGATAAAGCAGAGAAAGGAGTGATTCATATAATGGTTGGTGGTGGAGGAGAGTGGGAGGTGGCTCCATTTACAGTAATGAAAGCTCCAGCCTCCCCACAGCCATGGGCTGGAGCAGGGGGTTCAGCACGCAGTCAGAGTCCACCACCCCAGCTGGGCTTCCACACAGCtagtagcccagtatcacactaCAACTAAAGACATTGCATCatagtttttttattattattatatttgtcTGGGGTGTTGGGCTTGTGCTCATTGGCATGGACACATGGACTGGATTTGGACgacaggaaaaagaaaaatattttAAGATGCtcctgtatttctttttttttttttaactttttttatcTAATTGGACGAGTCTGTAAATGTTGAATGGTCACCATAGAGATTGGATGGTTGGACCCACTGTCGCAGAAACCCCGTGTGTAAACCTGACATTTGCTTTCTGTATAGAGTACAGAGATTACCGACTAccacaaactgttctcttctctctcacatcctccctctctctcggaacgatgtcttctcctttctcttcttctgtgtgtgcgactgatgtgatgtgagtctccctagTGTGCACGTGCAATCTGTCCTCCtcctaggtctccatggtgatggtggtcgccacctggacactgcttggcatcctcctcatcacattctatatatatcttataaacccatatcattttgttatcctgtttcaatgttgtatccttctctcactcagatgtgtaactgtttctttttcttttcttcatggtgatggtggtcgcgtggctcatgtcctgggctgttccggcggcgtctggacactgcttggcatcctcctcatcatattcttcattcattcattcattcattattcaaaccgcttatcgttgcttagggtcgcggggatgctggagcctatccaagcagtcattgggcggcaggcggagagacaccctggacaggctgccaggccattacagggcccagtcatcacacacacacacacacacacaaacacacacacacacacacacacacacccacacacacacacacacacacacacacacacacacacacacacacacacccacacacacacacacacacacatccttatacacacacgtgtgtataagGATGTATTTTATGATGTATTTTCGAGTTAGGACTTGGAATTAGGGTTAagccctgtgatgtcctggcgacctgtccagggtgtctcctcgcttgccgcccaatgactgcttggataggctccagcatcccgccaccttgaggccaggataagcggtgtggataatggatggatggaatggatgtatgtgtgtatgtgtaatatatatatgtgtgtgtgtgtgtgtgtgtgtgtgtgtgtgtatatatataatatgtgtgtgtgtgtatatatatatgtatatatacagaattataaattatatatatatacagataacagaattataattccattataattatgttatcctctttcaatgttgtattctgtaaattgtgtttattGTGTACacccaacatccattgcacgttgtccgtcttggagagatccctcctccgttgctctccctgacgtttcttccattttttctccgtttaaggtttttcttttttttttagggagttatccttgtccgatgagagggtctaaggacaggatgttgtgttgctgtaaagccccttgaggcaagtagtaatttgtgatattgggctatacaaaaaaaagaaaaaaagaaacatctGACCCAACCTTTACCTTTCTTTTTACATTGCATTAAGACGAATCAAACCATGTCTTTCTGAGTCTCAAATATGAAGCGATCTTTGCAGCACATTCAGCAAGACATAGCATAATGTCTGCTGTCTGTGTCCTATATTTGTCACTTTTGTGAGTCGTTTCAGTCTGTTAGCTTTCCTGTGCAGAGTAGGAGGAGGAACCTTCTTGTAGCAGCGTTACTTCTTCATTACCAGCTGCATCAGAGTCACCTATCTATCGTCCATGTAAGGCAGGACCATAGAGAAGAGTCCTCTGACAGCATGCACATGTAGAAACTGCTTACGCAACATCATCCTTCAGCCTCCAGCTTCGATCTCTTTGTACTCAAAACAAAAGTTATAGTATACGTTATGTAATCATCTCCAATACCGGGCAACTAGAAAATAACAAGCATACGTTTCATATCAAGCGCTTCCAGGGGTCTCAAAGAGAACTGGATGGTTGGTGTTGTGATAAATGGGGATGTTATGAATcagggaacaatttattgtcatttctttcaggAACTTGGGTACACAAAGAAGCAAAtgttgtttctcccagcccacagcagtgcaacacaaaagataaaaacacacatccaaactttccccaaaaatgacaccaccgaaaacaaaaacagacgaaacgaagcaaaaaaaaccccagacaaacacaaacacaggacacaatagaccaagctctctcagccgatccagcgccagctctcccagccattaaataaataaaaaataaaaatcgatgatcaaaataaaaactttacaCAATGACACAAACCTAGACGCAGATGTGTCCAAAGGCCCTGCATATCCAGGACTTGCGAGGCTGCTGCGACctgagttcgtgccgccatcttcccactcgtCAGATGCAAAGGAGCTCACTCATGTCCTCATTTTCATGCTCACAGTTAGCTCGTCCATCCTGGTGGGGCAGAGATGGGGATGAGGGGACAAGAAACCAAAAGTAAGTGATAGCAACGCTCTACACTTCGCATGGGTGACGcttgaaaatagaaacagaacacacaaatacacacatcatcatcatcatcatcactggaagtcactcggggtcgagtatgactgtcctccttctaggtccttgtgggtatccttgcaggagacgcctgcacgtgacagctttttacgtgagtGGCTGAGGTTCCTGCAGCCGTCACACGgtgcttggcagggggtggccagagtctaatggcatggagaaccaagacgactggggacccccctctgctgcagccttcatccgccttcaactgccgttgtgacctggagacatcttccgccagttctggcgttgaggtctttgttgggtcaTGCTTCATCTGGAGCCTCCCGCTTGACCTGTCTGCCctaggtgaccctaccaggagccaagctccagacggcatagctcttggggtcaCTGGTACaccgcaagcttctccaccaccacaatgtggcgatccaggagagggacactctctctctctctctctcttctgtctgtctctctctctccctctctcctctcctctcaaatGTTCTTTCATTAGCATGACaaatgtacatttgtattgcaaagcattttcacataaaggacaataagagtgcCCGAATACAaaacatatatacatcaacacatgcagtaAAAACAACTTACACAGTCTatgtcatggcaacaagatcctgtgtgagtggatgtgtcgtgaatttgtcagtctctgcatgtgtgtgtgtgtgtgtgtgtgtgtgtgtgtgtgtgtgcgtgtgagagtgtgttcacataaaggtcaagaacagtatacaatacagaacacataTACATCCAACACATGCAATAAAAGTCTTTCTGCCATcgtctgtgtggccctgtgagtgtgagtgtgtgtgtgtgtgtggtgtgtgtgtgtgtgtgtgtgagagagagagagagacagagagagagagagagtgtgtgtagtgtgtgtatgtgactgtgtttgggggggctgtctgtgtgtgtgtgtgtgtgtgagtgagtgagtgagtgaggtgagtgagtgagtgagtgtgtgtgtgtgtgtgtgtgtgtgtgtgcgtgtgtatgtgtgtgtgtgtgtgtgtgtgtgagtgagtgagtgagtgagtgagtgagtgagtgagtgtgtgtgtgtgtgtgtgtgtgtgtgtgcgtgtgtatgtgtgtgtgtgtgtgtgtgtgtgtgtgtgtgagagagagagaacagagagagagagagagtgtgtgtagtgtgtgtatgtgactgtgtttgggggggctgtctgtgtgtgtgtgtgtgtgtgagtgagtgagtgagtgagtgagtgagtgagtgagtgtgtgtgtgtgtgtgtgtgtgtgtgtgtgtgtgtgtgtgtgtgcgtgtgtatgtgtgtgtgtgtgtgtgtgtccgtccgagTGTTGTCCCGGGTCTCCCCGTTCGGGAGGGGTACGGGGTATCAGTCACTGTCCCTCAGAAGGGGGCAGGCTAGACATGCTGTGCAGCCACAGTGCAGCATGTCTCTGTGTccacctagtatgtagggcagttttcgggggtttggcagggcagtgaatttggggcgTCTCTCCTCAAATGTCTGGAAGTAGTCATCGCGGATTTCCCGGAAGGTCTTGCATTCAGCTacaaagtgcagctctgtctcgacaGCATTGTCTCACACTGTTGACAGAACCTTCGTCATTTGGGCATCCGGGTCTTTTTGTGTCTGCCTGTTCCTATGGCGATGTGATGCTCCCGAGTCTCTATTTCGTCAGTACGTTTCTTCGAATGGGTTTCTTTTATTTGAGTGAGGTAATCTGCTAATGTGTactctctgtctagggccaaacAGCATTGCATCTggctttgggattttgttttagatcaccaatattcataataattgtcttttaggtttgagggaactctctctctctctctcacacacacacacacacacacatcccaatgCTGTTTGTTCGTTTGTTGTTTCCTTGAGGCTGTTGAGTGTACATGTGTTTACTGGTAGTGGGACACCCTAAAGCAGTTTGAAGCCAGTACTTCACTGAAGGCCACTTTGGCATTCATGACATTGGATGTTTACAGAATAAACACGACACTTTCGTCCTCTGAACATAGCCTACAACCCGAGTGAAAACAGGGTGGCACTTTGCCATTAAAATACGAGTATGGAAAGTATGTTGTATTACGTGCATGCTTTGCTTTAAAGGGAAATAACTATTGTAGCTCACACATAACCATTCATTTATAATCTGTATGAGATTAATCAAAATTCAGATATGCAGGGGGGCTTTGTGAGCCTCGGGCAGGATACAGGGAGACAACCCCGGACTGGTCCCAgctccatcacaggacacacacacacacacacacacacacacacacacacacacacacacacacacacacacacacacacacacacacacacacacacacacacacacacacacacacacacacacacacaatcgctcACTTGTCAGTCACATCTATAGGTTAAAAAAGTCTCTAATTAACCTAATAGTTTGAAAAAAGTTTATGTCAAAATCTAAGCTCCATGAGGAAGGGCCCAGGGCCCTCCCGCTGTGATGCAATACCTCACTCTGCCCATTATGCCATATTCCATTTACATTCCACTTACCTAAAGTTTCTCATTGTTGTGTTCAAATTGCATGTTTGGTTTGCTGTTCTGCAGCAGCAGTAACAACAATAGCCATAGCACTAAAGGTAGCAGCACCGGTGGTGTTAGTACtgcaatattatcagtgtgtCTTAAAAACTGATATGGAATACAATCATAGAATATAAAGTCATTTGACCCGAACTCTGATAGCGGGCATTGAATGGCAAGATCCTGACCTGATTCACTTAGCGGGCATTAGCGGAGGTTGTGTGTGAGCCAGCAGGGCTCTTTGTAAGCGGGCTTTTTTCTATTTCTTCTTGGTGTGAATTTGCTTGGCATGCTATGCCTTCTATCATTAGAGCAAGTCTGCATACATGTACACACTGGAGCACAGCACATACATGCATACTTctttgcacacatacatgcaatacacttgcacacatgcaaacatgtcCATGCAAGTTTGCATGCACATGGACAGGCTCACATGTATTGACatgcacacaaataaacacatgcaacaaaaaaaaagagagagagaaaaaacattcTGCACACACATTGTTGACACAGACTAAGGCCATTACCTGTTAATCCATCTCCCATCTTTATAGCTACTGGCTTTAAGTACTATGtactggactctctctctctctctctctctctctctctcataggcGAATGAGACACAAATGCAAAATGATTCAGAACTCACACAGGCTTATACGCAGACACATTATTCATTACTCTTATTTAATGAGCCATAGCACACGTTAGATTTGGCTGATCAGTATTCACATACAGtcaatgcaatacaatacagAATTCACACACAATCAGAtaacgggggcgggggggggtctgcaactgcacatcatcacagctgaggaggaGTGCTGTGACCCAGAACCATATCTGCGGTGGCCCGGTGGAGCATGATTCCTCCTTAACTGCCTGCCTTGAAGAAATTActttctattgtgtgtgtgtgtgtgtgtgtgtgtgtgtgtgtgtgtgtgtgtgagagagagtgagcgagagagagagagagagacagagagagagagacagagagagagagacagagagagagagtttgtgcctgtctgtctttctgtttgaatTGCCTGTTGGGCTTTCTTGCTAAGTAGCTGTCTTCCTTGCAGAGTTCCTGCAAGTCTGCCTGTCTGCTGTCTCTCCACCTGTCTTGTTTATGCTAAGAATATGTTCTGGCCTGCTGGCGGGCTCATCGACTAACTGGATGGATGTGGCTGGATGGCTGACTAACTGAATGACAGGCACTCTTGCTCGCTAGCTGCCAGTATGCCAGACGAAtgagtgtgtgagcgagagatcgagtgactggctgactgactgacttgcaGACCGATTTACAAGCCGAATAGCTAACAGACTCAAGCCTGACTGGGTGACTGCGTAACTTTGATTTTATATTTGGCACCTGGTCAAATGTCTCCCGAGTGCTTCAGAGGGTGGCGATGCAGAGACGGAGAACTTGGATTGGGATTAAAGATAAGAAATGTGCAGCTCATCTGAATATCTGCAAGGGAAACATACATAAGAGCCGAAGCAAAATCAGGTTAAAGTTAAAGACAAAATGGCCGCTTTAGTGTACTGTTTCACCAGCGTTCTGCTCGCGCCCATGCCACGTGAACAGTCTGAAGAAAGAGGAGGTTGTTGTCTTTAACTGACTGACGATGTTTCCGCAGTCTATGACCACTGAACTACTCACGGAGATAAGGTTATGAATCAAGACGGAAGCCATGATAATGCCCGCATGGAGACAGGCCTCACTCCACGAGACGCACACGCGTGGAAGAAAGAACCAATTATGGGAATTCAGGAAACATGATTACACTCAAAAGATAAGGAAACGTATTTCTCAATCCAAGGGGTGTTGAAGAATGGGAATTTAGTAGGAGTGTTAATTGGTTCATTATTCAACAAAATAGGACTTAATTAACTGAAGAGCGTCAAACGGGTCAAGTGTTGGTTTATTTTTCTCTCTtcattttttctgttttatttattcatttgttttttgtttcat from Lampris incognitus isolate fLamInc1 chromosome 8, fLamInc1.hap2, whole genome shotgun sequence encodes the following:
- the gabra6b gene encoding LOW QUALITY PROTEIN: gamma-aminobutyric acid receptor subunit alpha-6 (The sequence of the model RefSeq protein was modified relative to this genomic sequence to represent the inferred CDS: deleted 3 bases in 2 codons), which encodes MLIVKVDQGFFSWGVLRGMDFFFSCLFLSCASGAWGNQHGDTSIYLDNITRILDRLLDGYDNRLRPGFGGPVTEVKTDIFVTSFGPVSDVEMEYTMDVFFRQTWIDERLKFEGPIEILRLNNLMVSKIWTPDTFFRNGKRSISHNMTTPNKLFRIMQNGTILYTMRLTINAECPMRLMNFPMDGHACPLKFGSYAYPISEIVYTWKKGPLSSVEVPQESSSLLQYDLIGQTVSSERLKSNTGEYVIMTVHFHLQRKMGFFLIQTYIPCIMTVILAQVSFWINKESVPARTVFGITTVLTMTTLSISARHSLPKVSYATAMDWFIAVCFAFVFSALIEFAAVNYFSTLQANRELRKAAAMKAAAQEAVAVATATGGDGEVSSVDASSVLKKRMNSAPLFERPAKTFPNPPVNTQAFLQQGSAVPANNVLTGTSIIDKYSRILFPLSFGAFNLVYWIVYLTKDTMEMSRYFLLAV